The Planococcus antarcticus DSM 14505 genome has a window encoding:
- a CDS encoding AbrB/MazE/SpoVT family DNA-binding domain-containing protein, with protein sequence MSATMPKKRASEHGLKPGKKAKRRVRVSQQRQLSIPKDFYLALGLTDEAVMEFTGTEIIIRPATFEEVDFSADILQDLIAQGLSGQELLQEFKKIKAHIPTALQALEQETMAQPVIQGSLDDYLDALEDDEEDE encoded by the coding sequence ATGAGTGCTACTATGCCGAAAAAAAGAGCGTCTGAACACGGACTGAAGCCCGGAAAAAAAGCCAAAAGACGGGTACGTGTTTCGCAGCAACGACAACTGAGCATCCCCAAAGATTTTTACCTGGCTCTTGGACTCACCGATGAAGCCGTCATGGAATTTACAGGGACAGAGATCATCATCCGGCCTGCCACATTCGAAGAAGTCGATTTCTCTGCAGATATTTTACAAGACTTAATCGCTCAAGGTCTTTCTGGACAAGAGTTGTTGCAAGAATTTAAGAAAATCAAAGCCCACATTCCAACAGCCCTGCAAGCATTGGAACAGGAAACGATGGCTCAGCCTGTCATCCAGGGAAGTTTAGACGACTATTTAGACGCTCT